The following DNA comes from Ignavibacteria bacterium.
GGGGGAACTTTCCTTATTTGCCTCATGAGCCCGATAACTTCTTCCTGGGTTTCATCAAGCTGCGCTTTGCTGTATGCTGATACCGTAATGTTAAGTGAGCGGTCTCTGCGCGCGCCGTATATTTTATCCATTGTGTATAATGGAACCAATACAATATTATCCTGACTTTGTCCGAGATTTTCACCTTTAGCTGTAAGTACACCTATAATTGTAAAACGATTTCCGTCAATTTCAATTTCCTTTTCAAGCGGGGAAGTGAATGGGAAAAGCTTATCAACTACTTCCATACCGACTACAGCTATATTTCTGGTTGATTTTACTTCATCTTCCGTGAAAAATCTTCCCTCGTTTAAAGTGTGATTGTTTGCCGGTAAGAACTCAGTTGTTACACCCGCCATTTGAAAGTTAGGATTAGTCTGTCCGCTGCCGTATTTAACTGTTTTACCTCCTGACCAGTCCTCAAGTCCGATATACTTTGGAAGCACTGCAAGCTCTTTAAGCCTATACCCTTCATCAATGGTGATAGGTTTTCGTTTTTCATATTTACGCCATCTGCCGGGTCCGCTAACAAACGATGCCGGCCACTTCTGCACCTGGAAGGTGCTTGTTCCAAGCTGGCTGAGACCGCTATCTATACCTTTTTGCAAAGCATCAAGCAGCGTCATAACCCCGATGATGGAAAATACACCGATAATGATTCCGAGCAATGTGAGTGAAGCCCTGAGTTTGTTTGCCCTGATGGAATTGAGAGCCGAAATTAATGCTTCCTTGATGTTCATCTATTTAGAATAATTTAATCTTCGAAAGTTCGATACCAATTTTTTTCAATTTCCCAGTTATTAGATGGGTCACGCCTCAAAATATTCTGAATACGTTCAATTTCATAAGGATTGTTTGTATAAATTAAATGGGTTGATGGTGAGCTAAAGAAGTTTCTGAATATCCAAAAAGTCACTGTTACATGGTCCGAGCTATCTATTCTGTTTATTACTATATCATTACCCCCATTAGAAATTACCGGGAATTCATATGGTAATTCACAAAGATCCTTACTCCAGCTTACATTTGGATTCAACTGTCTATTTTTTACCATTTGAACTATTTCGATTCTTTTAGAGTAGAAAATGAACCAATCAATCTTTTCAAGAACTTTATTAACTGGATGTGGATAGATTGTTAAAAAGAATAATACTGTAATTAGACCATACTGTATTTTCTTGCTCTTAGTTAAGTTTTCGTCACTTTTTGATATTTTTACTGTTTTTATTATGGCAAATAGCAAGAATATAAAAAGAATTAAAAGCCATTCTAAAGCTAGTAAAAAATATGGGACAAAATAAAAGTTAATTATTGTCAATATGCCCCAAGCAAAAATAATCAATATTGATTTAAGCAGACTCAAACTACATCAATCTCTACCTGTTTTTAACTTTGCCGCTTAAAGATCTTTTAATACTTTTTACGCGGGTTTTTTCTGCCTCTGTTTTATCAGCAGCAGTATCTTTTTTCTTTTTCTTTTTGCGTATAAGCAATTGTGTCGTAGCTGTTGATTTTATTACCGGCATAAAATTATTACTATTTTGTTTTTTCTATCAATCGGGACTAAAGTCCCGAAAGGAGAGGAATTTTTTTTCCCCGACCTGAAGGTCGGGGCTAATCAAAAAAGCAAACAAATTGGTTTTTAAAGTGTTACCCTTTTTTGAGTAGCCACGAGCTTTAGCTCGTGGATTAATAACAAAAAGCATGAGCGGCTTTAGCCGCAATTTCCAAATTAAATTTTACTTTATATAAAAATCTCTTTGGAAAATAAACTGATCCGTTTCAAACTCACATAGATACCTTCCCGGGGGATAAGTGCAATTGCTTGACCTGCAGAATTCCATTTCCCATCTTACCCTGAATACGCCGGCTTTTAATGTCTGGTCATTAATAAGATACATTAGTGTATTACCGCTTGTATCGCTGACAGAAAGCTTGAGGGTCGTTTTTAATGGAATATCGAGATCAACCCTTATGACATACTTTGTCTGCATTTTATCAAGCTTGATGATCACATCGCTGATGTTGTATTCTGCAGGGACGTCCTTCTTTGTCCTGCGAATAACAACATCACTTGTATCTTTATCGATTATCTGTGAAAGTAAATCAGATCCTGTAATTAAAAGAACTAATGAAAAAAATATTTTAAAACATGCTTTAATATTATTATTTCCTTATGAGATCCTTCACTTCGTTCAGGATATATAATTATTCATACCGCAGTGCATCAACCGGGTCAAGCTTTGAAGCTGAGAGGGCAGGGAAGAATCCGGCAACAATGCCCGCAAATGCCGAAATTCCCAGCGCAAGCACAACAACCCACAGCGGCATGACCGTAGGGAGCAATACAGCATTTATAACAAGACTCAACGGGAATGCGATCATAAGTCCAACCAAACCACCGACAACGCAGATAGTAACTGCTTCAATTAAAAACTGCAGCATTATTGTAACGCGCTTCGCACCAATTGCTTTGCGTATGCCAATTTCCTTTGTTCTTTCTTTAACACTTACGAACATGATATTCGCTATACCAATTGATCCAACTATCAGCGAAAGCAAAGTAATTGCAGTTCCTATAGTTTTTATAAGTCCGGTCAATGATTCATATGTCTGCTTAAAAGCTTCCTGCTGGTTTACGCCAAAATCATCTTTTCCGCCTATGGGAATTCTGCGTGCTCTTTTCATAACAGCCCTGACTTCTTCCTTGGTATCTTCAAGAGCTTCAACTGTGGGAGCTTTAACATTAATTGTAAGTGATCTTCTTGTTCCGAAGATCTTAAAAAATTTATTTATGGGAATGATTATCCTGTTATCAAGGCTGAAGAGTCCAAGCATTGAGCCCATTTTTTCATAAGTACCTATTATTTTGAAATTATGTCCGTTTACCTGGATAACTTTACCAATTGGATCGATACCCTGGAAAAATGATTCTTTGATATCATAGCCAATCACACAAACGCCCCAGCCGCCATCTGATTCACGTTTTGTGAAGAACCTGCCCTCATCAACTTCCAGTCCCAGAGTCCGCTGGTATTCCTCAGTCGTGCCAAAAACAGGAATATTTTCGCTTGTAAAATCCTGGTATGTTACAAGTCCGGCAGAGCCAACTGTTGGACAGATTGATTCAGCATTGTTCATATTTTCTGCGAACAATTCGTAATCCTGCCAGGTAATATCGCGCCTGTTGCGGTAAACATCCCAATCTTCTTTTCCGAACCATTCGAATTTCTGTATATAAAGGACATCTGCTCCGACTGCGGAAATACTTTTTTCAAATGCAAGGTTAATTCCTTCAATTGCTGTCTGTAGTGTAGTAACGGTCATAATACCAATCACTATTCCAAGAGTCGCAAGAAAAGACCTTACCTTATTTGCCCTGATGGAATTCAGAGAAATTACGATACCTTCTTTTATTTCAGTAAAAAAATTCAATTTATGAAAGTAGTTTATTTGGAAAGCTCATTTTTGATCTTTCCGTCCATTGAATCCTTGAAATCATATTCATAATCAATATCCTGTGCAATATCAAAATTCTTTTGTGCTTCGGAACGGTTGCCCATTCTTAAATAACATCTTCCTATTTGAAAATAAGCTTCCGGTACAAGCCACTTTTCATTTGCGGGATTTAATGACAGGTTCATTTTAAACTGTTCGATAGCTTTGTTGTAATCCTTCTGTTTGTAATATAACTGGCCTAATCCGTGATTGATCTGGGCTTTAATATCATCGCTGTAGTTTGCTCCGGGTGTATTTAAAAGAGTGTTGTAATCTTTAGCAGCTTCAGTCAATTTTCCGGTTGCACGGTTGTTATCAGCAGCAATTAATAATGAATCAGTAACCGTAAGTGGAACGGCTTCTCTTTCCCTTAGCTTTCTCAGCCAGTATTTTTCCCATTGGTTTTCATCTTTAATATCGGTTCTCGCCCTGCGGTAATATTCCATAGCAGCGTTTCTGTCACCCATCAATTCCAGTGAAACCCCGGTGCTGTAGAGCCTGTTATTCTGGTTATCATCTTTGGTAAGAATTGAAATGAACAGCTTGCCGTATTCCGCTGATTTGGAATAATTGTTCATCCTGAAATAAGCATTACTCAGAGCGCCGTAGGCGGTACGGAAAATTATCTCGTTATTTTTACCTTTATTGTATTCCAGTGATCTTTCATAAGCCTCAACTGCTTCTTTCATTTTATCCTGCTGGGCAAGCAGTCCGCCCCATAACATCCATACTGCGGGACTTTCAGGGTACTTTGTCTTTAATGACTGTGCATAGCCTTCAGATTCAGGATAATTCTCTTCGCGCCATAACATTAAAGTAAGATAAAATTTAGCTTCGCTGTTGGTATATGTACCTTTTTCTGATGCGATCTTTAAAAGCCGTTTTCCTTCATCCCTGTTACCCGAAAATCCGAGAATATCGGTTAGCCACTGAAGCTTTCTTGGAATAAAGCTTGCGAGGTAATTATATACTCCGAGTCCGAGAGCTGCATCATGGTAATTCGGATTTTTTTCAAGTACAAAAGTGAGGTTATTACTGCCGTCCTTAATTTCAGATGCGGCTTTAAGATAGTTTTCACCCATAAATCCAATTGCAAAGGCGCGTATAGTGTAGGTCCAGCCAAGGTATAATCTCGCATCAAGGTCATTTTCATTTTTATCGATAACATTTTCGCATTTTTCAACAAGCTTATCGCTCAGGTTCATAAATGTTTCAAAGTCAGTTTTGTTGCGGGTAAGCATTGCCTTCCAGTAATAAATTGTCTGCTCAAAAAAATGTCCTCTTAGATCATTTGGCGCAGAATTTTTAGCTTCCTGGAATTTAGCAAGAGCTCCCGGAAAATCCATATTGTATTCAGCATCGATACCTTCTGATATCAGTGTATGTATTTTTCCGAAATCCTGAGCAGCAGTATAGCTGCCGATTACCGATAATAAAATAAAAATGTTCAGATACTTTTTTAACAAAATTACCCCTTATGTTTAAATATTGAATATTTGAAAATTGATCTATTAATTTAAAACAGCAGCTGCCTTTTCACTTTTGTATTTTAAACCTTTTTCGGTTTCCTTATCAGTTTCAATAAGTCCGTCACGTAGCCTAATTACCCTGTGAGCGTGTTCTGCAATGAAATCTTCATGTGTTACTAATATAATAGTATTTCCCTGGGAATGCAGGTTATCAAACAATTCCATTATTTCATCGCCTGTTTTTGAATCAAGATTACCGGTTGGCTCATCAGCAAGAATTATAGAAGGCTTATTAACCAGCGCTCTTGCTATTGCAACACGCTGCCTCTGTCCGCCGGAAAGCTCATTGGGTTTATGTTTCATCCTGTCCTGCAATCCTACTTTTACCAGTGCTTCTTCAGCCTGTTCCATTCTTACTGTTTTTGAAAGTCCGGCGTAAATAAGGGGAAGCTCAACATTATGCAATGCGTTTGAACGGGGGAGAAGATTAAAAGTCTGGAACACGAACCCGATTTCTTTGTTTCGAACTGTTGCAAGATCATTATCATCCATTTCACTTACATTCTGCCCGTTTAATTCATAGTAACCCGAAGTTGGAGTATCAAGACAGCCGATAATATTCATCATTGTGGATTTGCCTGAACCTGAGGGTCCCATGATAGCCACATACTCATTTTTGTGAATGGTCATGGAAACACCTTTAAGCGCGTAAAGCTCTTCTGTACCCATTACATAAAGCTTTACAATATCTTTGGTTTTGATTATTTCTTCCAAAACGGTTACTCTTCCTTATCCGTTTTTTTCTTTACTTCATTATCGATCTTAACTATAGAACCTTCTTCAAGCTCTTTGCTTATCGATTTATACGGTCCTTTTACAACAACCTGGTCAGGCTGGAGCCCTTCAAGGATTTCTATGTACCTGTCATCGCTGATACCGGTTTTAACCTGGACCATTTTTACCTTTGTGGGTGAGCCTTCTTCAACCACAAATACAACTTCTTTTGGTTTTTCCTTTTTCTTCAGGTTCTCATCGGATTTCCTTTTAACTTCATCTCCTGAATCTTCTTCCTTCTTTTCATCTTCCCTGGCAGTTACACTTTGAATTGGGATTGTAATTACATCTGCTTTTGAATTTACTTTAATATCAGCATTGCATGACATTCCGGGTTTAAGCTGTACATCCTGATCTATTATTCTTATCTTAACAATAAAATTAATTACCTGCTCCTGTGTGCCGGTACCCTTTGATTTTGCTGAATTGGATATTTCGTAAACATAACCTTTGATAATTCTGTCCGGGAAGGCATCAACTTCAACTTCAGCGGTATCGCCCAGCTTAACGTTGGTAATATCTGTTTCACTAACTTCAATTTCAGCATCCATAGTAGAAAGGTCTGAAACGGTCATAATAACACTGCCTGCCATTTGCTGCGTACCAACAACTTTTTCACCAATTTCATTATTCAATGCGGTAACAATGCCATCCATATTTGCGCGGATAGTGGCTTTCGAAAGATCCTGTGAGCTTTGCTGAAGCAAAGCCTGGTTCTGCCTTACATTAGCATTAGAGCTTTTAACATTTGATACAGCAACATCGTAAGCAATTCTTGCATTATCAAGGTCTGATTGAGATACGAGCCCGCTCTGGAAAAGCTGCTCAGTTCTCTGCAGCTCAAGCTGCGCTTTTTTAAGATTATTTTCTGCTACTTCTACCTGGGTACGTGAATACTGAACGCCTGCCTGCTGCTGGTTAATTCTGGCTCCGTAAGTTTCCGCTTTTATCTTAACAAGCAAGTCGCCTTTTTTAACCGTGTCACCTTCTTTAAAAGGCAGCTGGACAATTTCACCGCTTATCTCAGCTGAAATATCCACCTTGGTTTCCGGGTTAATTGTACCTGTACCTGAAACTACCTGTGTAACATTCCGCTTCATTACTTTTTCAGTCTGAACAGTTACAAGCTTATCTTTTTTACCTGATGCAATAACAGCTACTATTATCAAGATAACAACAACTCCAATTATTGAAAATAACAGGAGCTTTTTGCTTTTCTTTTTCTTTGCTACGGGTTTAATATCTGCCATAAAAATATTATTTAAATTTCTCCTTTAATTCACAAGTATTAATAGCTCAGTAAACCCTGGTAATATTCAAGTGTTTTCTGAGCATTGATAAAATCATATATAAGATTTGATTTATTGATCAAAATATTGTTAAGGTTAGTTGTCGCTGTGTTCACATCCAATACAGTTCCTATACCTACCCTGTATGATTCTTCAGCCAACAGCTTATTCTGCTGCGCATTTAAAAGGCTTCTGTCGGTAATTTCTATCTGTTTAAGCAGTGACCTCAGATCCTGTATTGCTTTTTTGATCTGGAGCTCCGTTTGATTTTTAATAAGCTTTATATCTTCCTGGGCAGATCTGTAATTAATAAGAGCTATTTGCCTCTGGTAATCCTGCTGGAAACCCTGGAAGATCGGGTAGCTTAATGATAAGCCTATTGTGAATGTACGCTGGTTTGTAACGTTATCTATTTTGTCACCGTTCATTGAATACTGTCCGAAGCCAGATAATGTAGGGAAGTATTGAGTTCCCCGTGCAATATCAATATTTGTTTCTAGCAGGTCCAGGTTCTGAATTCTTGCCCTTATATCCTGCCTGTTGTTAAATGCATTTCTTACAAGGTTGTCAGTATTCTGGTTCTGAATGACATAAGCTTCAAGGTTTTCGTAGGCAATTTCTGTATTGAACTCAGCCTGGTTAACTGCATAATTCCGTTCAAGCGGAAGATTAGCATTGTAAGCCAGGTCACTAATGGACTTGTTGAGATTATTCTTTGCCTGCTCTACCAGTAATTCATTCTGTGCTACAATAACATCCTGCTGATAAACATCTGAAAGTGTTCTTCTGCCTACTTCAACAAATATTTTGATCCTATCAAGCTGTGCCCGTGAATCTGCCAGTGTAGCTTCGTTAATAACCACGATCTGCTGGTTTTTAAGTACAGTAATATAGCTGTTGATTATCTTAACAGCGATATCCTGTTTAAGCTGTTTAAGCTGGATCTGATACTGAACTTTTGTCTGTTTGGCAAGCTCAATTCTGTCAAAATTCGCCATTCCGTCAAATAACGTAACATCTGATCTTAGTGATAAAGAAAAATTATTGGATGTTTCATTGCTTTCAGGTATCGGAATGCCGTTCTGGTTTATAAAGCTGTTGTTGATAACGGTATTTGAGCGTGACCAGCCGGTTGTGAACTTTAGATCAGGAAATAAATTTCCGTAATTAGCCCGTAAATTGCTTTCCTGCAGCTCGATCGTGTTTTCAAGTTTGGTTATATTGGGGTCATTTTTGTAAGCGTGCTCAATAGCTTCTTTAAGTGAAACCTGAACAATTTGCGCTGAAATTTCAGCACAAAACAGCATTACAAGCATTATTACTGATAATTTTAGTATCTTCATATAATATTTTGGATAAAGATGCAGCTTTATAGTTTATTAAGACGATAAAATACTTCTTTTAGTTTCAAATTATAAGTCAAAATTTCAATTTTATTGTAAAAATGTGTTACAATTACAGAAATTTAAAACGCAACCTTTTAAGGCAAAACAGTATTTAAATCATTAATTTAGTAGGTTAACTTTAAATATTATTACAGTTATGAACATACTTCTTAATCTGATATTTGCAGCAGCATTTTTTCTTTCTGGCGGATGCAAAGAAAAAAATGATAGCAGGGAAACTGAGCTTAAAAATTCTACAACAGAAAGAACTGAACTAAAAGGGAATACTGTAGAAACTTTCGTTACAGGCCTTGAAGTGCCGTGGAGCATAGTTTTTACATCCGCAAACAGGGTTTTGGTGAACGAGCGGCCCGGAAGATTAAGGGTAATTAATGACGGAAAGCTTGAACAAAACCCGTTAATGACATTTGAAGATGTTTCAAGCGGTTCTGAAGAAGGGCTGATGGGATTAACTCTAGACCCGGGTTACACAGAAAATAAGTTCATATATTTAAGCTACGCTTATGAAAAGAGTGGTGAGCTTGCTGTAAAAGTTGTGAAGTATAAGGATAACGGCTCAGGTATAAGTGACCCGCAGCTGATTTTTGATAATATACCTGCAGAAAAATACCATGCAGGCTGCAGAATAAAATTCGGGCCGGACGGCAAGTTGTATATTACTACCGGCGATGCCGGTGAGAGAAAGCTTGCCCAGGACCTGAGCAAGCTTCACGGAAAAATTCTGAGAATTAACTCTGATGGCTCAATTCCTCCGGATAATCCATTCTCGAATTCGCCGGTGTGGAGCTATGGGCACCGCAATCCGCAGGGAATTGACTGGGTAGCAGGCACTGATATAATGTGGCAGACTGAACACGGTCCGAGCGGGTTTGACGGACCTGGCGGCGGTGATGAAGTGAATGTAATTGTAAAAGGCGGCAATTATGGCTGGCCGGAAGTATCACATACTGAAAGCAGTGAGGGTATGATATCGCCATTATTGGTTTTTACACCCGCAGAAGCTCCGGCTTCGGGTCTAGTTTACAAATCAGGCAAGATAACAGAATTTAAAGATTGCTTCCTCTTTGGCTGCTTAAGAGGTAACGGAATAATTGTGGTAAAGATCGACCCGAATGACAGGAGCAAAGCGCTTTCACACAGTAAAATTGCAACAGA
Coding sequences within:
- a CDS encoding TolC family protein, whose protein sequence is MKILKLSVIMLVMLFCAEISAQIVQVSLKEAIEHAYKNDPNITKLENTIELQESNLRANYGNLFPDLKFTTGWSRSNTVINNSFINQNGIPIPESNETSNNFSLSLRSDVTLFDGMANFDRIELAKQTKVQYQIQLKQLKQDIAVKIINSYITVLKNQQIVVINEATLADSRAQLDRIKIFVEVGRRTLSDVYQQDVIVAQNELLVEQAKNNLNKSISDLAYNANLPLERNYAVNQAEFNTEIAYENLEAYVIQNQNTDNLVRNAFNNRQDIRARIQNLDLLETNIDIARGTQYFPTLSGFGQYSMNGDKIDNVTNQRTFTIGLSLSYPIFQGFQQDYQRQIALINYRSAQEDIKLIKNQTELQIKKAIQDLRSLLKQIEITDRSLLNAQQNKLLAEESYRVGIGTVLDVNTATTNLNNILINKSNLIYDFINAQKTLEYYQGLLSY
- a CDS encoding ABC transporter permease — protein: MNIKEALISALNSIRANKLRASLTLLGIIIGVFSIIGVMTLLDALQKGIDSGLSQLGTSTFQVQKWPASFVSGPGRWRKYEKRKPITIDEGYRLKELAVLPKYIGLEDWSGGKTVKYGSGQTNPNFQMAGVTTEFLPANNHTLNEGRFFTEDEVKSTRNIAVVGMEVVDKLFPFTSPLEKEIEIDGNRFTIIGVLTAKGENLGQSQDNIVLVPLYTMDKIYGARRDRSLNITVSAYSKAQLDETQEEVIGLMRQIRKVPPGEENDFEIWSNESLVREANNFTIYFKYGAGVISFISLIAAGIGIMNIMLVTVTERTKEIGIRMAIGAKRSNILTQFLFEAILLCELGGLIGIAVGIGIGNLLGSIFSFPVTIPYDWVAIGVIVCSLIGIIFGTYPAFKAAKLNPIDALRYE
- a CDS encoding ABC transporter permease; translated protein: MNFFTEIKEGIVISLNSIRANKVRSFLATLGIVIGIMTVTTLQTAIEGINLAFEKSISAVGADVLYIQKFEWFGKEDWDVYRNRRDITWQDYELFAENMNNAESICPTVGSAGLVTYQDFTSENIPVFGTTEEYQRTLGLEVDEGRFFTKRESDGGWGVCVIGYDIKESFFQGIDPIGKVIQVNGHNFKIIGTYEKMGSMLGLFSLDNRIIIPINKFFKIFGTRRSLTINVKAPTVEALEDTKEEVRAVMKRARRIPIGGKDDFGVNQQEAFKQTYESLTGLIKTIGTAITLLSLIVGSIGIANIMFVSVKERTKEIGIRKAIGAKRVTIMLQFLIEAVTICVVGGLVGLMIAFPLSLVINAVLLPTVMPLWVVVLALGISAFAGIVAGFFPALSASKLDPVDALRYE
- a CDS encoding efflux RND transporter periplasmic adaptor subunit, whose protein sequence is MADIKPVAKKKKSKKLLLFSIIGVVVILIIVAVIASGKKDKLVTVQTEKVMKRNVTQVVSGTGTINPETKVDISAEISGEIVQLPFKEGDTVKKGDLLVKIKAETYGARINQQQAGVQYSRTQVEVAENNLKKAQLELQRTEQLFQSGLVSQSDLDNARIAYDVAVSNVKSSNANVRQNQALLQQSSQDLSKATIRANMDGIVTALNNEIGEKVVGTQQMAGSVIMTVSDLSTMDAEIEVSETDITNVKLGDTAEVEVDAFPDRIIKGYVYEISNSAKSKGTGTQEQVINFIVKIRIIDQDVQLKPGMSCNADIKVNSKADVITIPIQSVTAREDEKKEEDSGDEVKRKSDENLKKKEKPKEVVFVVEEGSPTKVKMVQVKTGISDDRYIEILEGLQPDQVVVKGPYKSISKELEEGSIVKIDNEVKKKTDKEE
- a CDS encoding ABC transporter ATP-binding protein; its protein translation is MIKTKDIVKLYVMGTEELYALKGVSMTIHKNEYVAIMGPSGSGKSTMMNIIGCLDTPTSGYYELNGQNVSEMDDNDLATVRNKEIGFVFQTFNLLPRSNALHNVELPLIYAGLSKTVRMEQAEEALVKVGLQDRMKHKPNELSGGQRQRVAIARALVNKPSIILADEPTGNLDSKTGDEIMELFDNLHSQGNTIILVTHEDFIAEHAHRVIRLRDGLIETDKETEKGLKYKSEKAAAVLN
- a CDS encoding DUF3808 domain-containing protein, whose translation is MLKKYLNIFILLSVIGSYTAAQDFGKIHTLISEGIDAEYNMDFPGALAKFQEAKNSAPNDLRGHFFEQTIYYWKAMLTRNKTDFETFMNLSDKLVEKCENVIDKNENDLDARLYLGWTYTIRAFAIGFMGENYLKAASEIKDGSNNLTFVLEKNPNYHDAALGLGVYNYLASFIPRKLQWLTDILGFSGNRDEGKRLLKIASEKGTYTNSEAKFYLTLMLWREENYPESEGYAQSLKTKYPESPAVWMLWGGLLAQQDKMKEAVEAYERSLEYNKGKNNEIIFRTAYGALSNAYFRMNNYSKSAEYGKLFISILTKDDNQNNRLYSTGVSLELMGDRNAAMEYYRRARTDIKDENQWEKYWLRKLREREAVPLTVTDSLLIAADNNRATGKLTEAAKDYNTLLNTPGANYSDDIKAQINHGLGQLYYKQKDYNKAIEQFKMNLSLNPANEKWLVPEAYFQIGRCYLRMGNRSEAQKNFDIAQDIDYEYDFKDSMDGKIKNELSK
- a CDS encoding PQQ-dependent sugar dehydrogenase, with amino-acid sequence MNILLNLIFAAAFFLSGGCKEKNDSRETELKNSTTERTELKGNTVETFVTGLEVPWSIVFTSANRVLVNERPGRLRVINDGKLEQNPLMTFEDVSSGSEEGLMGLTLDPGYTENKFIYLSYAYEKSGELAVKVVKYKDNGSGISDPQLIFDNIPAEKYHAGCRIKFGPDGKLYITTGDAGERKLAQDLSKLHGKILRINSDGSIPPDNPFSNSPVWSYGHRNPQGIDWVAGTDIMWQTEHGPSGFDGPGGGDEVNVIVKGGNYGWPEVSHTESSEGMISPLLVFTPAEAPASGLVYKSGKITEFKDCFLFGCLRGNGIIVVKIDPNDRSKALSHSKIATEYGRIRDIAEGPDGYIYFSSSNKDGRGSPKTGDDKIYRIIPN